A genomic stretch from Desulfotignum balticum DSM 7044 includes:
- the meaB gene encoding methylmalonyl Co-A mutase-associated GTPase MeaB: MPEMDLETLIQGVKDRNRRMIAKTMTLIESRVPAHQEMAAKIMEQILPMAGNSTRLGVTGVPGVGKSTFIENLGVYLADAGHQVAVLAVDPSSRRSGGSILGDKTRMEKLAVHANAFIRPSPAGETLGGVAAKTRETMLVCEAAGFDVILVETVGVGQSETAVAAMVDFFLVLMIAGAGDELQGIKKGVLELADGIAINKADGDNQDRVARAKKDLENAMHLILPATASWQTPVMTCSSVEKNGTVPVWEKVRAHQDIVKRSGEFDQRRKSQALEWMWTLVEDGLKRRFHNHEAICRQIPVLSQQVRDEKITPSAAAEKLLSYW, from the coding sequence ATGCCGGAAATGGATCTGGAAACCCTGATTCAGGGGGTCAAAGACCGGAACCGGCGCATGATCGCCAAAACCATGACCCTGATCGAAAGTAGGGTGCCGGCCCACCAGGAGATGGCGGCAAAGATCATGGAGCAGATTCTGCCCATGGCCGGCAACAGCACCCGGTTGGGCGTCACGGGTGTGCCCGGGGTGGGCAAGAGCACGTTTATTGAAAATTTAGGGGTCTATCTGGCGGATGCCGGCCACCAGGTGGCCGTGCTGGCCGTGGACCCCTCCAGCCGGCGCAGCGGTGGATCCATTCTGGGGGACAAGACCCGGATGGAAAAACTGGCCGTCCACGCCAACGCCTTTATCCGGCCGTCCCCTGCCGGCGAGACCTTAGGGGGTGTGGCCGCCAAAACCCGGGAGACCATGCTGGTGTGCGAGGCGGCCGGTTTTGATGTGATCCTGGTGGAAACCGTGGGCGTGGGCCAGTCTGAAACGGCCGTGGCCGCCATGGTGGATTTTTTCCTGGTGCTCATGATCGCCGGGGCCGGGGATGAGCTCCAGGGTATCAAAAAAGGGGTCCTGGAACTGGCGGACGGCATTGCCATCAACAAGGCGGACGGGGACAACCAGGACCGGGTGGCCCGGGCCAAAAAAGACCTGGAAAACGCCATGCACCTGATCCTGCCGGCAACCGCCTCCTGGCAGACCCCGGTGATGACCTGCTCGTCCGTTGAAAAAAACGGCACCGTGCCCGTATGGGAAAAAGTGCGGGCACATCAGGACATTGTCAAGCGGTCCGGGGAGTTTGACCAGCGCCGCAAAAGTCAGGCTCTGGAGTGGATGTGGACCCTGGTGGAAGACGGGTTGAAAAGACGTTTTCATAACCACGAAGCCATCTGTAGGCAAATTCCGGTGCTTTCCCAGCAGGTCCGGGATGAGAAGATCACTCCTTCGGCTGCGGCTGAGAAACTTCTCTCATATTGGTAA